One segment of Pseudomonas sp. FP2196 DNA contains the following:
- a CDS encoding YceI family protein translates to MFNRSLCKALASLLLAAAALPAQANWYLDGESSRLSFVSTKNTHISEVQRFLVLHGKVDPNGRAEVEVELDSINSGIPLRDERMRKELFQIEQFPDATITTQIDLRPINDLAPGAQLELRLPLTVNLHGKQHEYPAELLATRLDDRRFQVVTLEPLVINAEDFDLVPGLESLRKLADLSAISFSVPVGAVLIFTAR, encoded by the coding sequence ATGTTCAACCGCTCCCTCTGTAAAGCCCTCGCCAGTCTGTTGCTGGCCGCCGCCGCGCTGCCGGCGCAAGCCAATTGGTATCTGGACGGCGAGTCATCGCGGCTGTCGTTCGTCAGCACGAAAAACACCCATATTTCCGAAGTGCAGCGCTTTCTGGTGCTGCACGGCAAGGTCGATCCCAACGGCCGCGCCGAGGTCGAAGTCGAACTGGACTCGATCAACAGTGGCATCCCGCTGCGCGATGAGCGTATGCGCAAGGAGCTGTTCCAGATCGAGCAGTTTCCCGACGCGACCATTACCACTCAGATCGACCTGCGCCCGATCAACGACCTGGCCCCCGGCGCGCAGCTTGAATTGCGCCTGCCGTTGACCGTCAACCTGCACGGCAAGCAGCACGAATACCCGGCCGAACTGCTCGCGACGCGTCTCGATGACCGGCGTTTTCAAGTGGTGACGCTGGAGCCGCTGGTGATCAACGCCGAGGATTTCGATCTCGTGCCGGGGCTTGAGAGCTTGCGCAAACTGGCTGATCTGTCGGCCATCAGTTTCTCGGTGCCGGTGGGTGCGGTGCTGATCTTCACGGCGCGCTGA
- a CDS encoding phosphatidylserine/phosphatidylglycerophosphate/cardiolipin synthase family protein, whose translation MRGAIFPWRDGNRFELLIDGPQFFPRMLVEIARAEEQVELELYLVEAGACAEAVVQALVQAAERGVRVRCLFDDYGSLAFTLNLRQRLTHAGVELRFYNRLHWRRWLGNFYRDHRKLLLVDQRLAVVGGTGVTDEFWTPDKDTSEWHEVMVEITGPLVLDWQVLFDRQWIANRHRRAWKPSAHVGLPRLPKVPDTGEGMGRVAYADARQHRDILQSLFRALNSGQKRIWMATPYFLPTWNIRRSLRKAAARGVDVRLLLTGPRTDHPSVRYAGHRYYPRLLKAGVQIFEYQPCFLHLKMVLVDDWVSIGSCNFDHWNLRFNLEANLEALDPSLTAAVVASFEKDFGLSQRVSLEEWRKRPLWRRVKQRVWGWVDRLVVNILDRRG comes from the coding sequence ATGCGCGGCGCGATCTTCCCTTGGCGTGACGGCAATCGCTTCGAACTGTTGATCGACGGCCCGCAATTTTTCCCGCGCATGCTCGTGGAGATTGCCCGTGCCGAAGAGCAAGTCGAACTGGAGTTGTATCTGGTCGAGGCGGGTGCCTGTGCTGAAGCCGTGGTGCAAGCACTGGTGCAAGCCGCCGAGCGTGGCGTGCGTGTGCGTTGCCTGTTTGATGATTACGGCAGCCTCGCGTTCACCCTCAACCTGCGCCAGCGTCTGACTCACGCCGGGGTTGAATTGCGTTTCTACAATCGCCTGCACTGGCGGCGCTGGCTCGGCAACTTCTATCGTGATCACCGCAAATTGCTGCTGGTCGATCAGCGCCTGGCCGTGGTCGGCGGCACCGGTGTCACCGATGAGTTCTGGACGCCCGATAAAGACACCAGCGAATGGCACGAAGTGATGGTGGAAATCACCGGCCCGCTGGTACTCGACTGGCAGGTGCTGTTCGACCGCCAATGGATTGCCAACCGCCATCGCCGAGCGTGGAAACCCTCCGCGCATGTCGGCCTGCCACGCTTGCCCAAGGTGCCGGACACGGGCGAGGGTATGGGCCGCGTGGCCTACGCCGACGCGCGCCAGCACCGCGACATTCTGCAATCGCTGTTTCGTGCCTTGAACAGTGGGCAGAAACGCATCTGGATGGCCACGCCGTACTTCCTGCCCACCTGGAATATCCGCCGCTCCCTGCGCAAAGCCGCCGCTCGCGGTGTCGACGTGCGGCTGCTGTTGACCGGGCCGCGCACCGATCACCCGTCTGTGCGCTATGCCGGGCACCGCTACTACCCGCGCCTGCTCAAGGCCGGGGTACAGATCTTCGAATATCAGCCATGTTTCCTGCACCTGAAAATGGTGCTGGTGGATGACTGGGTGAGCATTGGTTCGTGCAACTTCGATCACTGGAATCTGCGTTTCAATCTGGAGGCGAACCTTGAGGCGCTGGACCCGTCGTTGACGGCAGCAGTAGTGGCAAGTTTCGAGAAAGACTTCGGCTTGAGTCAGCGGGTAAGTCTGGAGGAGTGGCGGAAGCGGCCATTGTGGCGGCGGGTGAAGCAGAGGGTTTGGGGCTGGGTGGATCGGTTGGTGGTCAACATTCTCGACAGACGCGGCTAG